The following DNA comes from Leifsonia sp. 1010.
CCGCCTCCGGCTGAATGCGCGAGAGCGCGTCGAGCAGCGGGCCGACCCGGCCAGGCGATTCCGTCGCGACCTCCTCGTATCCGGCGAGGGCGGTCGGTGCGGAGGTCGTCATGATGACACCGTCGCACGATGCGGGCGCCCGGACGAGTCCCTTGACGGCGACCGGGTGGATGCGCAATCGCCGCGCCGCTGTGGATCGGGGGAAGTGGATAGGGTGAATCGGTGACCCCGACCGCCGCAGACAGCGTCCTCGAACTCCGCGATGTCACGTTCCGCCGCGACGGCACGCAGATCCTCGACGGGATCGACCTGACGGTCCTGGCGGGGGAGCACTGGGCGCTGCTCGGGCCGAACGGCGCGGGCAAGTCGACGGTCCTCGGGTTCTGCGGCGCGCTCACCTTCCCGACCTCCGGGACCGTGGATGTGCTGGGCCGCCGACTGGGACGCGTCGAGCTGCAGGAGCTGCGGCGGCACATCGGGCACGTGAACCCGCGGCACCCCGTGCGGTCTCCGCTCACCGTGACCGAGGTCGTACTCACCGGGATCACCGGCACACTCGAACCGCCCATGCGGTGGACGCCGACCGACGAGGAGGTCCGCCGTGCGCGCGACCTCATCCACTCGGTCGGTCTCGACGAGCGCCGGGAGGCGCGTTGGCCCACGCTGTCGCAGGGGGAGCGCGGCCGCTCGCTGATCGCGCGGGCGCTGATCTCGGATCCGCGGCTGCTGCTGCTCGACGAGCCGACGACCGGTCTCGACGTGGCGGCGCGGGAGCAGTTGCTGGAGACCATCGACGGGCTCGCGCACACGGCGCCCGAGCTCGCCAGCGTCCTGGTCACCCATCACCTGGAGGAGCTGCCGGAGACGACGACGCATGCTCTGCTGATCACGCACGGGCGCATCGTGGCGCGCGGCGGCATCGACGAGGCGGTCACGACGGAGACCGTCACGCGCGCCTTCGAGCACCGCATCCGGGTCGAGAAGGCCGACGGCCGGTGGAGCGCGCGGGCCGTGCGAGAGCGCGCGATCCCCGCATGACGACGTTCGCGACCGCCGACGACGGGACGCCGATCGCCTTCGAGGAGCGCGGCGTCGGCGTACCGGTGCTGCTGATCGCCGGGCAGGCGACGGGGATGCACGGCTGGGGCCCGTTCGCCGATGCGCTGGCGCGGGACTTCCGAATCATCGTGTTCGACCATCGCGGGATCGGGGCCAGCGGTGAGGGGGACGCCTCGCGTTACTCGACGCGCGAGTTCGCCTCCGACGCGGTCGCGGTGCTCGACGCCGCCGGTGTCGCCGCCGCCCACGTCGTCGGCCACTCGATGGGCGGCCGCGTCGCGCAGTGGCTGGCCGCCGAGGACCACGCGCGCGTGCGGCGGCTCGTCCTCATCGCCACCACCGCAGGCGATCGCACGGCACAGCGCCGTGACCCGGCCGCGGTCGCCGACCTGCTGAGCGGCGACCGCGACCGCATGCTGCCGCTGTTCTTCGACGATGCGTGGGCGGCCGAGCATCCCGACGACGTCGACCGCTTCTTCTCGCGCGTCGCCGGCCGACCGGCCCTCCGTGGGCACTTCGCAGCCAGCCGCGACCACGACGGCACGGACGCGCTGGCACGCATCCGCGCCGAGACGCTGGTGATCCACGGCACCCGGGATGCGCTCACCCCGCTGGAGCACGCGCGCCTGCTCGCGGGCGGCATCCCGAACGCGACGCTGCTCGAACTCGACGCCCGCCACGGCCTCCACCTGGACACCCCGGCGGTCGAGGATGCGGTGCGGGCGTTCCTCGCCCGTGGCGCCGCGGGACTCCGCCCCGGCCGTCAGCTGACCGCGAACCCTCCCGCCCGGGCGACCTCCACGAACTCCCGGTAGTCGGCCTCCGCCTGGTCGGCGTATCGCTCCGCCCACGTCGTCGCGGCGTGGGCGAACGCCGGTCCGGAGCCGAGGTAGCCGGAGACGAACGCCGATTTGGGGGAGCGCGCGTGCGCCCGGGCGAGCACGACGGCGCACACACGCGCGTAGTCCGAGAACTGCGCCGCGTTCATCGAGGGGATGTCGAACGACGCGTTGCGGTTGCGGAACTGGCGCAGGTAGAAGGCGAAGCCTTCGACCCGGATGAAGCCGAGGAACGGGTCGGACACCGCCTGCAGGATGCGCTGGCACGCGACGACGCGGTAGCCCTGGTCGTCCGGCAGCAGGGAGAGGTCGAGGTAGCCGGGCAGCGGCGCGACCCCGCCGAACCTCTCGACGACCGATGCGCTCGCCTCCTTGAGCTGCAGGATCACCGGCTCGCCGATCGGCCCGCGCAGCGCGATCACGAAGCATCGTGTGCCGACGCTGCCGACCCCGACGACACGGCGGGCGACGTCGTCGACGCGCAGCTGCGAGGCGAGGAGAGCCGTGTTGGGCGGGAGCGTGCGGCGGTAGCGGTCGTACGCATCCTGGGCCAGCGCCTGGATCTCGGGCTCGGCCCGGCGCAGGATCGGCGGTCGGTCGACGAAGCGCAGCACGCCGTCCTCGTCCGCGCGGAGCGTGCGGCGCGCGGCATGCTCGGTGGTCCGCTTCTTCGACTCCTTGGTTACCTGTCGGATCAGCTGCTCCATGTCCGCGCTGAGCCTGCCGCGGCCGGAGGAGACGGACGTCGGCGTGAAGTACCGCGCGGTCAGCGGCTCGGTCAGCGCCTCCTGGAGCCAGCGGCGGTACGCCTCCCCGGCCGACCGCGTCGTGTCCCGCACGAATTCGGGCGACATCCCGAGCGACCGCCCGGCGAGGACGACGCTGGTGAGCATCCGCTTGACGTCCCACTCCCACGGGCCGACCGTCGACTCGTCGAAGTCGTTGATGTCGAACACCATCGCGTTCTCGGGTGAACGGTACATGCCGAAGTTGGCGATGTGGGCGTCGCCGCAGACCACGACCTCCGCACCCGTCGTGGGCGCCGCGGCCAGATCGGCGGCCTGGATCGCCGCCGTGCCGCGGTAGAAGGCGAACGCGTCGGCGCTCATCCGCTCCACCCGCAGGTCGACGAGATTCTGCAGGCGGTCCTCGTGCTGGGAGCGGAGGATTCCCATGGGGTCGCGCCCGGGCGGGGGCGCATAGTCCGCGTGGGCGGAGCGCGGCAGCGTGGCCCGGGCCGCACGCCCGGCCGCGGCCAGCTCCTCGGGAGTGAGCGGGGTCTCCGCGCGCTCACCCGCTTCTGCGACATCCAGAGTCATGCCGCACCTCCTTCGGGAGCGACGTGCCCGCCCTCGCCGTCGGCTCTTCCGGCGAGCACGCGCTCATCATAGGTCGCCGTCTGCCGCTACGGTAAGCAGGATGCGGGAACAGATCGAGCAGGAGTGGATCGAGCACCGCCGCGAGGACGGCGAGCGCGTTGGCTGGCTGCGCCCGGACGGCGACGGCTTCGTGCCGATCGACCTCCTCGGACGCGAGCTCTCCGGCCCGACCGACTGGCTCACCGGTGAGGAGATGCTGGAGTCGGCGGGCATCGGCTACCTCGCCGACCGCTACCAGCTGCGCCTGGACGACGGCCGGTGGATGCGCGTCCGCCTCACCGAGGTCTCCACCGACCGGATCGTGGTCAAGAAGGACGACTTCGGCGCCATCGACGCGCCCCAGCTCGTGTACACGCTGCCGTTCCCCATCCCGGAGAACCTCCGCCCGGAGTGAGCCTCTCGCGGAGGATCCGGCCGCGGCGTATGTTCGGCCGGTGAGCATTGCTCGGAAACGCCCGTGGTGGGTCATCAATGCTGGCCGGTCGAGGTGGGCCGGCTATGCCTTCTACCGCCGGCACCCGGAGGCGGAGCAGATAACGCCAGGCAACGGTGGCGCCGGTGGATGACCGCAGTGCCGGACGCCATGCGTTCCATGCCGACGCTGCGACGAACGTGGAGGAGACGCCGCAACTCACGGAGGGGCGTCGGAAGGTTCGCAACGGCTGGCTGATCCTGGCGGTCGCGGCGGCCGCGCTGCTCTGGGGACTACTCGCCGACGTTCTCAACCTCGCACCATTGCACTCGGCATTGCATCCGCTTGTCACCGTCGCCATCGTCTCCGGCGGGGTGTTCACCGTCCACGGCATCCGCACGATTCGCAACGGCCGCGCCGCGCTCCGCACTGAGATCAAACGGCAGGCGGAAGCGCCCGGAACCGGTCGGGCGGTCGGCGACTCATGAGGCTAGGACCACGTTGATTTGGTCTCGTCGTTGTCGGCGTCGTCCTGGCCGTTGCCTGCCGGACCCTCTCGTTGCTGGTCACGCCACCATCGTCGAAATAAGACCGTGAGGTGGATCGACGACCCGAGCAGAAGGACGGCGAACGCGGTCGAGATGATTGCCGGCGCCCACCGCTGTGAGTCGATCGAGGATAGCCAGAGCAGCACCGCCCCCGCCCCAGTGGATGCTGGGAACGTCCAGGACACCACGAGCAAGACGGTCATGGTGCGCCTTACTTTGCGGCGGTCGTAGGTCGTCGCGGGTTTGTTCACGCCAACCACCACGGTCGTTTCCGGTCAACCATCGTCGCGCTCACCGGTCGACGACGGTTCAGGGTGGCGGAGCACCCACGCGAGGGATACCCATCCGAGAACGCTGAGGAGGGAGAAGCCCGCAGCGAGCACCCACCGCCACCCGAGGCCATGGGCCATGGCCTCGTAAATGTCGAACGCGGCGAAGGAGGTGTAGAAGATGGCGAAGAACCAGGATCCCCCGCGGTTGGTGGTGAGGACGAACCACGGCTTTTCGAGCCGGTCACCAGCCATGGTGCCCTCCTTCCGGGGTCTGCCGGTTGAGGTAGGCCACAATCGCCCACTCCCAGATCGCGAGGAGCAGGAACACGATCGACACGACGCCAGACCACCAGCCCGAGCCCGTCAACCACACGACCCCGTTGAGGAGGGCTAGGAGCGTGTAGGCGATGGCCAGGGTCATCGTCCAGCCGCGGTTGCCGCCGGTGGCTCTGGCCCACCACGGGTACTTCGACACGTCACCGGCCATCGTCGGTCCTTCCGTCATTCACGTCGCCACGGTGAGGCCACAGCCCGCTTCCCGCCGAGATGGTGCGCCCGATGGGTAGCCAACGCCGAAACTGAGTAAACGTCAATGAATTCCGATTGGAGACGCGACTCGCGAAGCCGCACCGGTCATGAGTCGGGCGCTACTCGCCGTGGCTCCGGCAGAATGTCACGGGCGTCGCCGCCCTTTCAGCCCGAAGAAGAGCACGAGACCGATGCCCGCCGCGAAGAGGAACGCGCCTACAAAGCGCCAGGGAAGCCCCCCTCCGAAAATCAACAGCGCGGACCCGACCAGCCACAGCACTATCCCGAGGATCATCAGAACTGGGCCCGTTTTCATTCGCGGCCGCCCCTGTCGCGTTCGTGTCTCGTTCGCCGGTAGGCGCGGAAGTAGGTGAAGCTCTGGAATCCGATCAGCGCCCCGAGTAAGACGTTGATCCATCCGCTCGGGCTGCCGA
Coding sequences within:
- a CDS encoding ATP-binding cassette domain-containing protein — its product is MTPTAADSVLELRDVTFRRDGTQILDGIDLTVLAGEHWALLGPNGAGKSTVLGFCGALTFPTSGTVDVLGRRLGRVELQELRRHIGHVNPRHPVRSPLTVTEVVLTGITGTLEPPMRWTPTDEEVRRARDLIHSVGLDERREARWPTLSQGERGRSLIARALISDPRLLLLDEPTTGLDVAAREQLLETIDGLAHTAPELASVLVTHHLEELPETTTHALLITHGRIVARGGIDEAVTTETVTRAFEHRIRVEKADGRWSARAVRERAIPA
- a CDS encoding alpha/beta fold hydrolase: MTTFATADDGTPIAFEERGVGVPVLLIAGQATGMHGWGPFADALARDFRIIVFDHRGIGASGEGDASRYSTREFASDAVAVLDAAGVAAAHVVGHSMGGRVAQWLAAEDHARVRRLVLIATTAGDRTAQRRDPAAVADLLSGDRDRMLPLFFDDAWAAEHPDDVDRFFSRVAGRPALRGHFAASRDHDGTDALARIRAETLVIHGTRDALTPLEHARLLAGGIPNATLLELDARHGLHLDTPAVEDAVRAFLARGAAGLRPGRQLTANPPARATSTNSR
- a CDS encoding DUF2252 domain-containing protein; the encoded protein is MTLDVAEAGERAETPLTPEELAAAGRAARATLPRSAHADYAPPPGRDPMGILRSQHEDRLQNLVDLRVERMSADAFAFYRGTAAIQAADLAAAPTTGAEVVVCGDAHIANFGMYRSPENAMVFDINDFDESTVGPWEWDVKRMLTSVVLAGRSLGMSPEFVRDTTRSAGEAYRRWLQEALTEPLTARYFTPTSVSSGRGRLSADMEQLIRQVTKESKKRTTEHAARRTLRADEDGVLRFVDRPPILRRAEPEIQALAQDAYDRYRRTLPPNTALLASQLRVDDVARRVVGVGSVGTRCFVIALRGPIGEPVILQLKEASASVVERFGGVAPLPGYLDLSLLPDDQGYRVVACQRILQAVSDPFLGFIRVEGFAFYLRQFRNRNASFDIPSMNAAQFSDYARVCAVVLARAHARSPKSAFVSGYLGSGPAFAHAATTWAERYADQAEADYREFVEVARAGGFAVS